A genomic stretch from Halichoerus grypus chromosome 5, mHalGry1.hap1.1, whole genome shotgun sequence includes:
- the KLF10 gene encoding Krueppel-like factor 10 translates to MLNFGASLQQAAEERMEMISERSKESVYSWNKTAEKSDFEAVEALMSMSCSWKSDFKKYIENRPVTPVSDMSEEENLLPGTPDFHTIPAFCLTPPYSPSDFEPSQVSNLMASAPSTGHFKSFSDTAKPHIVAPFKDEDKSPVPGPKLPKAQATSVIRHTADAQLCNHRSCPVKAASILNYQDNSFRRRTHINVEAARKNIPCAAVSPNRSKCERNTAADVDEKASPALYDFSVPSSETVICRPQPAPVSPQQKSVLVSPPAVSTGGVPPMPVICQMVPLPANNPVVTTVVPSTPPSQPPAVCPPVVFMGTQVPKGAVMFVVPQPVVQNPKPPVVSPNGTRLSPIAPAPGFSPSAAKVTPQIDSSRIRSHICSHPGCGKTYFKSSHLKAHMRTHTGEKPFSCSWKGCERRFARSDELSRHRRTHTGEKKFACPMCDRRFMRSDHLTKHARRHLSAKKLPNWQMEVSKLNDIALPPTPAPTQ, encoded by the exons ATGCTCAACTTCGGCGCTTCTCTCCAGCAGGCTGCG GAGGAAAGGATGGAAATGATTTCTGAAAGATCAAAAGAGAGTGTGTATTCATGGAACAAAACTGCAGAAAAGAGTGATTTTGAAGCTGTAGAAGCACTTATGTCAATGAGCTGCAGTTGGAAGtctgattttaagaaatatattgaaAACAGACCTGTTACTCCAGTATCCGATATGTCCGAGGAAGAGAATCTACTCCCGGGTACACCCGATTTTCATACGATCCCAGCATTT tgttTGACTCCACCTTACAGTCCTTCTGACTTTGAACCCTCTCAAGTGTCAAATTTGATGGCATCAGCGCCATCTACTGGACACTTCAAATCATTCTCAGATACTGCCAAGCCTCACATCGTTGCCCCTTTCAAAGACGAAGATAAGAGCCCAGTACCTGGCCCCAAACTCCCCAAGGCGCAGGCCACAAGTGTGATCCGTCATACAGCTGATGCCCAGCTGTGTAACCACCGATCTTGCCCAGTGAAAGCAGCCAGCATTCTCAACTATCAGGACAATTCTTTCCGAAGAAGAACCCACATAAATGTTGAGGCTGCAAGAAAAAACATACCCTGCGCAGCTGTGTCACCAAACAGATCCAAGTGTGAGAGAAACACAGCGGCAGATGTTGATGAGAAAGCAAGTCCTGCACTTTATGACTTTTCTGTGCCTTCCTCAGAAACCGTCATCTGTAGACCTCAGCCAGCCCCTGTGTCCCCACAGCAGAAGTCAGTGTTGGTCTCTCCACCTGCAGTATCAACAGGGGGAGTGCCACCTATGCCAGTCATCTGTCAGATGGTTCCCCTCCCTGCAAACAACCCTGTTGTGACAACCGTCGTTCCTAGCACTCCACCCAGTCAGCCACCAGCTGTCTGCCCGCCTGTTGTGTTCATGGGCACTCAGGTGCCCAAAGGCGCTGTCATGTTTGTCGTACCCCAGCCCGTTGTTCAGAACCCAAAGCCTCCAGTGGTGAGCCCAAATGGCACCAGACTCTCTCCTATTGCCCCTGCTCCAGGGTTTTCCCCTTCCGCAGCAAAAGTCACTCCTCAGATTGACTCCTCCAGGATAAGAAGTCACATCTGTAGCCATCCAGGATGTGGCAAGACATACTTTAAAAGCTCTCATCTGAAGGCCCACATGAGAACACACACAG GAGAAAAGCCTTTTAGCTGTAGCTGGAAAGGCTGTGAAAGGAGGTTTGCCCGTTCTGATGAACTGTCCAGACACCGGCGAACCCACACAGGGGAAAAGAAATTTGCTTGCCCCATGTGTGACCGACGATTCATGAGGAGTGACCATTTGACCAAGCATGCCCGGCGCCATCTGTCAGCCAAGAAGCTACCAAACTGGCAGATGGAAGTGAGCAAGTTAAACGACATTGCCTTACCTccaacccctgcccccacacagtGA